TCGCTCATTTTTACACCGGCATTGATCTTGCTTGCCCCCATTCTATCAACAACGCTATTTACGGATCCTAGAACCTATTATCCGTTAATTGCGATCGCACCGGTTGTACCCATTATTGCGATTTCTTCTGTTTTAAGGGGGTATTTTCAAGGAAGGCAGAATATGAGGCCATCTGCCAACTCACAAATTTTGGAACAGCTAGTTAGAATTACTTTAATTGCCGTTATGACAAAAGCCTTTATTCCATATGGAATTGAATATGCAGCCGCCGCAGCAATGGTTTCATCTGTCATTGGTGAATTGGTGTCACTTGCCTATTTAATGACGGCCTTTAAACTTAAAAAACGCTTTAGACTTAGAAAAAACTTTTTTAAATTTGTTCAATCGGGAAAAACAACCTTCACCTCACTAATGGAGATTGCCCTTCCATCCATGGGAAGCAGAATGATTGGTTCCGTATCCTGGTTTTTTGAACCGATCGTTGTAGCACATAGTTTAGCCATAGCAGGGGTTGCTGCTGTTGAAGCAACAAAACAGTATGGCGCCCTGACAGGGTACGCACTTCCGCTATTAATGCTGCCTTCATTTGTTACTTTTTCGCTGGCAACTTCACTTGTTCCAGCAATCAGCGAGGCAAATTCACGCAATAACCAAAAATTGATTGAATACCGGCTTCAGGAAGCATTACGGTTCGTTTTCTTAACAGGAGGACTAGCTGTCATTGTACTGTACGTATTAGCTGATCCTTTAATGCAAATCATGTATGGATCCACAAAAGGTTCATACTTTATTAGGGTAATGGCACCTTTCTTTTTATTTTTTTATTATCAAGGCCCATTGCAGGCCGTGTTGCAAGCATTAAATCTGGCCAGGGCAGCGATGATTAACAGTTTAATTGGCGCCATTGTAAAAACGGCAGTGATTTTTATACTTGCTTCCCAGGATTCATTTGGAATTACGGGCGCTGCATTGGGGATTGTCATTGGATTTGTGGTTGTAACCGTCCTTCATTTTGCCACCGTCCTGAAGACAATTTCCTTTACTTTTTACATTCGAGATTATGCAAAAGGCTTTCTTGTGATGGCAGCATCAGGTTGGATTGGGTATTGGCTTTTTGCCAATATCCTCGTGGAAAATCTATTACTTATTAGAGTCGTTATTTCTTTAAGCGGCATGTGTATTTCCTATATGCTGTTACTATTGATTTTTGGATTAATCAAAAAAGACGACTTAAAACGAATCCCATGGATTGGTCGATTTTTCGCGTATTAAAAGACGTGCTGATCGTTAGCACGTCTCTTGTTATTCATCCATTGTATCAATAAAGAATTTGCCATTTTCATAGCTGCAAAATGATATTTTTTTTATGTCCCGATAGCCTCTTTTCTTTAATTCCTGACGGAGCCATAAGTTTGTTTTGTTGATTGTGTGTAAATTTTCTTCCTCAATCACGCCGTCGATAATCAATGGGATCGTAATATCTCCACCCTTTGTTTCATCCTTTGCGTTTTTTTGTTTTTCAATAACGGACAGACTTCCGGACGATTCCAGAATGGCAAACTCTACGTCAGCTATGCTGCGGATGTCCTTTTCTCTTAATTGAGTCATTAAATCATCAAAGTTATAGCGTTGCTTTCGCATAACCGTCTCATCTATTTTCCCTCTATTGATAATAATACTAGGTTTTCCATCAACGAAATCTCGAAATTTCTTGCTTTTCAGCGATATAATCGCCATAGAAATTTGAATGGCCATTAATAAAACCATTGGTAAAATGGCATGGAGGAGTTTGACAGTAGGCCGTTCAATTGCAACAACCGCCAATTCGCCAATCATGATGAAGACGACAAGATCCAGAATACTTAATTCTCCTATTTCCCGTTTTCCCATTAAGCGAAAAATTCCTAAAATTAAAATATAAAACATTAATGTCCGTACTGCGATGATTAAATATTCTCCCACAAGCTGTCGCTCCTTTTGTTCATTCCATCATATTATTCACATTAAATAACAAATCATTTAAGGAATATAATCCCAAATGCATTTAAAGAGAACTCGCCGACTGACGAGCCCGCTTGGTGGAAGACATAGGTGTAGTTGCGAATATGCCTGATAAAACAGTGATACTTTCCAATCGGCCGAGAAAAAGCAAAATTATTCATTCTACTTTTCCTCGTAAGTGAATACGCTTGTACTAAGGATAAACCGTTATCTTAAGCGCTGAGAAATAATCAGCCTTTCGAGAGCTTAAAAGGGGGAGAGAATCATCGAAACGAAAAGCTTTGGTACATCAGTTTTATACGGATTAATCTTTATTTTTGCTTTTGCAGCTATTTGCAGTCTTATTATTTCCCTGATTCTTAAATTCACCGCTGCCCGCGAAACATCACTTCAATACATTGTTACGGCGATTTCCTTTATTGCCTTATTCGGCGGCGGATTCTTATCAGGAGGAAAACGAAAGGAGAAAGGCTGGCTAATTGGCGGGGCTACCGGGATAATTTACTCGCTTATTATATTTTTATTTCAATACCTAGGTTATGACCGTCTCTTCGATATGCAGCAGATGATCTATCATATTTGTTATATTTTAATTGCCATGATGGGTGGAATTCTTGGGGTTAATCTCTCATCTAATCATTCGCGCTCTGCATAAAGTAAAAAGGAAGCCATCCTTTATAGAAGGCTTCCTTTTTATATTTTATACTTGTGCTTCTTTTCCTGCTTCTGTTACTTCACGTATAGCAGAGCGATCAAATGTGAGACGGCTTCCATCACCGCATTTAATCACAGCTTTTTTATCATCAATAGAGTCGATAAATCCGTGCATTCCGCCAATAGTAACAATTTTGTCACCTTTTTTTAGTTCTCTTTGCATTTGCTGAACTGCTTTTTGGCGCTTTTGCTGTGGGCGAATTAACAGGAAGTAAAACAACACAAACATTAAGATTAATGGAATGAGTGTAGTAGCTCCTTGCATCTTGTTCCCTCCTTTCAAACTTCTCTATTAGAAATTCTTCGCGTTCGGCTTGTTAAAACCATATCGCTCGAAAAATTCTTCGCGGAAATCACCAAGCCTGTCTTCCCTTATGGCTTGTCTGACCTTCTCCATCAATCTTAACAGAAAATAGAGATTATGGTAAGACGTTAATCGAATTCCAAATGTTTCATTGCAATGAATTAAATGGCGAATATAAGCTCTGCTGTAATTGCGGCATGTGTAGCAATCACATTCAGGGTCAATCGGGCCAAAATCACGGGCAAACTGGGCATTTTTGACCACAAGCCGACCGGAACTTGTCATCAAGGTGCCATTTCTTGCAATCCGTGTTGGCAATACACAATCAAACATATCAATTCCACGAATGGAACCATCAATAAGTGAATCCGGAGAGCCAACCCCCATTAAATAGCGGGGTTTATTTGCCGGCAGCATTGGGGTTGTAAATTCCAGCACACGGTTCATCACATCTTTTGGTTCCCCTACCGATAAACCGCCAACTGCATAGCCTGGGAAATCAAGTGAAATAAGATCATCTGCACTCTGTTTCCGAAGTTCCTCATATTCCCCACCTTGAACAATGCCAAAAAGCCCCTGATCATTAGGGCGTTGATGTGCTTTTAAACAGCGTTCTGCCCATCTTGAAGTCCGCTCCACCGATTTTTTCATGTATTCAAATGAAGCTGGATATGGCGGACATTCATCGAAAGCCATCATAATATCCGAACCTAGGGCATTTTGAATTTCCATCGCTTTTTCTGGTGAAAGAAATAATTTCTCTCCGCTCAAATGGTGACGGAAATGAACCCCTTCTTCTTCAATTTTGCGAAAATCACTTAAACTAAAGACTTGAAAACCACCGGAATCCGTTAATATTGCCCGATCCCAGTTCATAAATTTATGGAGGCCGCCTGCTTCCTTGATAATTTCATGGCCAGGACGCAGCCATAAATGATAGGTATTGCTTAAGATGATCCCGGCTCCCATTTCTTTTAAGTCTTCCGGTGCCATCGTTTTGACGGTTGCAAGGGTTCCTACAGGCATAAAAGCAGGGGTATCGAATGACCCGTGCGGTGTATGAACACGGCCAAGACGCGCGCCGGTCTGCTTACATGTTTTAATTAATTCGTAACGAATTGCAGTCAAATTACTAACTCCTTCCTCTATTCAATGCCTAAATAATAAACATGGCATCCCCAAAGCTAAAGAACCGATATCGGTCATTCACTGCTGTGTTGTAAGCATGTAAAATATGCTCTCTTCCAGCTAATGCACTTACCAGCATAATCAATGTTGATTTCGGTAAATGAAAATTGGTAATCATACCGTCAATGGCTTTAAATTCATATCCTGGATAAATAAAGATATCTGTCCAGCCATTTGCTTCCATGAAACGTCCATTATTTTTATAGGCAATTGTCTCCAGTGTTCTTGTCGATGTGGTTCCAACGGAAATGATTCTGCCGCCTTTTTCCCTCACCTTATTAAGAAGGTTTGCCGTATCTGCCGTCATCTGATAAAACTCAGAATGCATTTCATGGCCTTCCACATCGTCTACATTAACAGGTCTAAATGTTCCAAGACCTACATGCAAGGTAATAAAGGCTACATGGACACCCTTTGCCTCAATTTGTTTTAATAACTCTTCTGTAAAATGTAATCCGGCAGTTGGAGCAGCCGCAGAACCGAGTTCGCGGGCATATACGGTTTGGTAACGGTCACGATCGTCAAGCTGTTCTTTTATGTATGGAGGCAAAGGCATTTCTCCCAGTTGGTCCAATACCTCGTAAAAAATTCCATCATACGTAAATTTGAATCTTCTGCCGCCATGTTCAGAAGTTCCGGTACACACTGCTTTCAAGAGACCGTCTCCGAAATCAAGTGTGGTTCCTTCCTGGACTCTCTTGGCTGGTTTCACCAATGTTTCCCACTCATCGCCCTCGAGCTGTTTTAACAGCAGTACTTCTATTTTTGCTCCCGTTTCTGATTTCACACCAAATAGGCGTGCGGGAAGAACTTTTGTGTCATTTAAGACAAGGCAATCCCCTTCACGCAAATATTCCACGATATTTTTAAACACTTCATGCTTTATTTCACCTGTCTGCTTATTTAAAACCATTAATCTGCTATCTGTCCGATTCTTCAACGGAACTTGAGCAATTAATTCCTCAGGCAAGTGAAAATCAAATATATCTACTTTCATATTCAAACATCCTACCTTTAACGAAATCTGCCTATAAAATGAAATAAAAGTGATAGAACAATGCTGATGACAATGCAGGTAACAACTGGAAAGTAAAAAGTGGCATTGCCCTTTTTAATTAAAATGTCACCAGGCAGTTTTCCAAAATGCAAAAGAGGCATCAACAATCCTATGAAAAAAATAATCCCGCCCACAATCATGAGGGTTTTTGATAGGTGTGTCAAGGAGCTGGCACCTCCATACCAAAATGATGATAAGCAGCCGATGTTACTATTCTTCCTCTAGGTGTCCGCTGCAAAAAACCAATTTGCAATAAATACGGCTCATATACATCCTCTATCGTTTCTGATTCTTCCCCAATTGAAGCTGCAATGGTATCAAGTCCGACAGGTCCACCGCGGAATTTTTCGATGATTCCTTTTAAAAGTTTATGGTCGATATGGTCGAGACCCAATTTATCCACTTGAAGCAGCTCCAATGCTTCCTGCGCAAGTGTGAGATGAATCGAGCCGTTGCCTTTTACTTGGGCAAAATCTCTTACCCTTCGAAGCAGCCGATTGGCAATCCTCGGGGTTCCTCTGGCACGTCTGGCAATTTCTCTTGCAGAAGGATCATCCATGCCAACCTCGAATAATTCCGCTGTTCGCTTAACAATATTTTTCAAGTCTTCTTCCTTATAATACTCGAGACGACTCAAAACTCCAAATCGATCCCTTAGAGGAGCAGACAACGAACCAGCTCTTGTTGTCGCACCTACTAGTGTAAAGGGAGGCAAATCCAGCCTTACAGACCTAGCTGTTGGTCCTTTGCCAATGACAATATCAAGACAAAAATCTTCCATTGCTGGGTAAAGAACCTCTTCAATCGATCTGGCAAGCCGGTGAATCTCATCAATAAATAAAACATCCCCAGGCTCAAGTGCAGTCAAAATAGCTGCCAAATCTCCAGGCCGTTCAATGGCCGGGCCTGAAGTTGTGCGGATGTTGACGCCCATTTCATTCGCGATAATCATCGCCAGCGTGGTCTTTCCCAGACCTGGAGGACCATATAGTAAAACATGATCCAACGTTTCTCTTCTCAGTTTAGCTGCCTTTATGAAAATCTCCAAATTGTCCTTTACCTGTTCTTGTCCAATGTATTGCTTTAAAACCTGAGGCCTGAGACTCTGTTCAAAATTTTGTTCACTTTCATTCATTTCACCTGAAACAATTCGGTCTTCCATGAAATATCACCTATTTTAAAAGAATCTTTAACGCCTTCTTAATGTATTGATCTGTCGTCAATGGTTCTTTCTTTAGCTCTGGGGTAATCTTTTTTATTTCTTTTTCTGAATATCCCAGTGCCAGTAATGCCAGAATCGCCTCATCAAAATCATTATTTTGCTGTACTGGCTGTGAGGCAAATTTTTCTGCATTAAATAAGTTCGGAAAATAATCAGGCACAACAT
Above is a genomic segment from Neobacillus endophyticus containing:
- the spoVB gene encoding stage V sporulation protein B, producing MSKFLKGTFILLIAGFITRILGFINRIVIARSIGEEGVGLYMMAFPTFILVVTITQMGLPVAISKNIAEAEAKGDFAEIKKILVVSLAATIALSLIFTPALILLAPILSTTLFTDPRTYYPLIAIAPVVPIIAISSVLRGYFQGRQNMRPSANSQILEQLVRITLIAVMTKAFIPYGIEYAAAAAMVSSVIGELVSLAYLMTAFKLKKRFRLRKNFFKFVQSGKTTFTSLMEIALPSMGSRMIGSVSWFFEPIVVAHSLAIAGVAAVEATKQYGALTGYALPLLMLPSFVTFSLATSLVPAISEANSRNNQKLIEYRLQEALRFVFLTGGLAVIVLYVLADPLMQIMYGSTKGSYFIRVMAPFFLFFYYQGPLQAVLQALNLARAAMINSLIGAIVKTAVIFILASQDSFGITGAALGIVIGFVVVTVLHFATVLKTISFTFYIRDYAKGFLVMAASGWIGYWLFANILVENLLLIRVVISLSGMCISYMLLLLIFGLIKKDDLKRIPWIGRFFAY
- a CDS encoding DUF421 domain-containing protein: MGEYLIIAVRTLMFYILILGIFRLMGKREIGELSILDLVVFIMIGELAVVAIERPTVKLLHAILPMVLLMAIQISMAIISLKSKKFRDFVDGKPSIIINRGKIDETVMRKQRYNFDDLMTQLREKDIRSIADVEFAILESSGSLSVIEKQKNAKDETKGGDITIPLIIDGVIEEENLHTINKTNLWLRQELKKRGYRDIKKISFCSYENGKFFIDTMDE
- a CDS encoding TIGR04086 family membrane protein, whose protein sequence is METKSFGTSVLYGLIFIFAFAAICSLIISLILKFTAARETSLQYIVTAISFIALFGGGFLSGGKRKEKGWLIGGATGIIYSLIIFLFQYLGYDRLFDMQQMIYHICYILIAMMGGILGVNLSSNHSRSA
- the yajC gene encoding preprotein translocase subunit YajC is translated as MQGATTLIPLILMFVLFYFLLIRPQQKRQKAVQQMQRELKKGDKIVTIGGMHGFIDSIDDKKAVIKCGDGSRLTFDRSAIREVTEAGKEAQV
- the tgt gene encoding tRNA guanosine(34) transglycosylase Tgt, producing MTAIRYELIKTCKQTGARLGRVHTPHGSFDTPAFMPVGTLATVKTMAPEDLKEMGAGIILSNTYHLWLRPGHEIIKEAGGLHKFMNWDRAILTDSGGFQVFSLSDFRKIEEEGVHFRHHLSGEKLFLSPEKAMEIQNALGSDIMMAFDECPPYPASFEYMKKSVERTSRWAERCLKAHQRPNDQGLFGIVQGGEYEELRKQSADDLISLDFPGYAVGGLSVGEPKDVMNRVLEFTTPMLPANKPRYLMGVGSPDSLIDGSIRGIDMFDCVLPTRIARNGTLMTSSGRLVVKNAQFARDFGPIDPECDCYTCRNYSRAYIRHLIHCNETFGIRLTSYHNLYFLLRLMEKVRQAIREDRLGDFREEFFERYGFNKPNAKNF
- the queA gene encoding tRNA preQ1(34) S-adenosylmethionine ribosyltransferase-isomerase QueA, whose product is MKVDIFDFHLPEELIAQVPLKNRTDSRLMVLNKQTGEIKHEVFKNIVEYLREGDCLVLNDTKVLPARLFGVKSETGAKIEVLLLKQLEGDEWETLVKPAKRVQEGTTLDFGDGLLKAVCTGTSEHGGRRFKFTYDGIFYEVLDQLGEMPLPPYIKEQLDDRDRYQTVYARELGSAAAPTAGLHFTEELLKQIEAKGVHVAFITLHVGLGTFRPVNVDDVEGHEMHSEFYQMTADTANLLNKVREKGGRIISVGTTSTRTLETIAYKNNGRFMEANGWTDIFIYPGYEFKAIDGMITNFHLPKSTLIMLVSALAGREHILHAYNTAVNDRYRFFSFGDAMFII
- a CDS encoding DUF2905 domain-containing protein produces the protein MIVGGIIFFIGLLMPLLHFGKLPGDILIKKGNATFYFPVVTCIVISIVLSLLFHFIGRFR
- the ruvB gene encoding Holliday junction branch migration DNA helicase RuvB, with amino-acid sequence MEDRIVSGEMNESEQNFEQSLRPQVLKQYIGQEQVKDNLEIFIKAAKLRRETLDHVLLYGPPGLGKTTLAMIIANEMGVNIRTTSGPAIERPGDLAAILTALEPGDVLFIDEIHRLARSIEEVLYPAMEDFCLDIVIGKGPTARSVRLDLPPFTLVGATTRAGSLSAPLRDRFGVLSRLEYYKEEDLKNIVKRTAELFEVGMDDPSAREIARRARGTPRIANRLLRRVRDFAQVKGNGSIHLTLAQEALELLQVDKLGLDHIDHKLLKGIIEKFRGGPVGLDTIAASIGEESETIEDVYEPYLLQIGFLQRTPRGRIVTSAAYHHFGMEVPAP